The stretch of DNA TTAATCTGGGCCAGCTTCTCGTGCAATATGGAGCCGCCACCGctgacgccgctgctgctgcaggcaggACTGCGGTTGCGACTGGGACAGGGATTGGGGCTGccactgggattgggactgggactgggcagAGTCGTCTCGCCCTCACCGTCACCCTcgttctggctgctgctgctgttgctcccatTGAGATCCATCATTTtgttgtgcctgtgcctgtgcctacTCTGCTCGCTCTTTAGCGAGCTGGCATCCGTGGCATCCGAGTCCCTGGAGGTCATTCGGCTCCTTCCgtttccattgttgttgctgttgccgttgttgttgctgctgctgctcttgttcttgttgtgcGCCAGAtcgctattgttgttgttgttgttgctggaatGATCATGAtcgcgctccctctccctctcatcATCGCTGCTGGCACTATCCGCACTCAGACGCTCCCTCTTGATGTCCGCATAGACGCCCAAGGGACTCGCCGATCGCTTAATCCGttccccaccaccaccgctcGAACAGGTGGCCCTGTAGTCGTTGCTCTGATTATTCGTGAACGGCAGGGGCGTCTTATTCACCAGCAGCTGATCGAGCAGCgcattgccatggccatggcccaaTCCATGGCCCAGGGCGTgtccgttgctgctgctgctgctgccgctcccgtTTCCATTCCCATCGCCGGACGACTGCAGGGTCTTGCGGATGATGCCATCGTACATGTGCTCGGCTATTTCCAGGGCGCTGTTCATGGGTCGCTCGTGGGCGTTCGTCTGGTTCGTCTGCTGGCGCATGGCCTCCGCCATGCGGTGCAGGTCCATGCCAAACGCGCTGCCGGCGTTCGGCTGGGCCCAGAACATATTTGACTGAAAGGCCAAGGACTGCGGTCCAGCCCCATCGAAGAGCGGCAGCTTCAGTCCGTTGGGGGCCGTTGCTgaggccgctgctgctgctgccgccgctgctgccgctgccgcctggGAGGAGGAATTGCTCTTGAGGGCATTGCTCAGCTTGGATCCGCCGACGCCATGGTGGTTGCCCGTGTGGTTGATGTGGTTCCCCGGTTTTAGCTTTTCCTGACAAATCTTGTTGGCGGGTCCCGTCAGACCGACCAGGTCTGGCTGCGGCTTGGGCTCGCGCTTGCGTGGCCTCATCAAGTGCCGCTCCTTCACTTTGTACTCCAGCGTGGAGTGGGGCACGCCGTAGTAGCTCCCAGCCCGATGCACGGACATCTCGCCACGCTGCACCGCCTTGACGGCCTCCACCAGGCTGTCCCGATCGTAGTTGCGGTACTTGCCACGCTTGGGACGCGTTCCCTTGCCCGCTGCCAGGGCAGCCGCCTCCTGAGCACTCAGCTGCGCCTGATGGGAGTgcgccgcagctgctgctgcatgatgTCCGGCGGGCAGGTGCGCAtggtgatgctggtgctgggagAGCAGGTTCGGCGATGCTCCAAAGCGGGAGGTGTCCGTGCCGCCAATGATCTTGGCCACCGAAATGCTGGGCTtcttgtagctgctgctgctgttgttgcccgAGGCTGGcccattgttgctgcaatCGCTGCCGGCGCTAGTGCTGCCGTTCcgcaggctgctgctggatgtggCCGCCGCTATTGCCGCTGCCTcctggctgctctgctcgtTGATCTGCCGCTGGATGTTGCTGGCCATCATTTTCTGGATGGAGGTGGGCGAGGCCGAGAGCAGgccggcagcggcggcactggcgctgctgttgGACACCGCGGCAGCCAGCATCGGCGAGGCCGAGTGTGGACTGTGCTCTCTGCCCCCGTTCCGATTGCTGTTGGAGTGGGAGCTGTGATTGttgtggtggtgatggtgatgtgggtgctgttgctgctgctgctgctgttggtggtggttgaggttgtggctgtggctgtggctgatgctGGGCGAGATGCTGACCGGCCCGCTGACCTTGAAGGACGGAATCTTCAGTATGGGATCCTCGCTGGCCTCATTGGGATCCAGGGAGGAGCTCGTCTCGGGCGTTTCAGACTTTGGTAGGCGATGATGAAAGGCATTCaattgctgctggtgctggtgttgctgctgctggaggagcaagCTGgcggcattgccattgctgctgtcctgctgaCTGGCGGCCAGCAGATTGATGAGCGCCTCGTTCATAATGCCTCCGGAGTTGGCCACCAGCAGGCCTTTGATCAGTTCCCCCACCGTTTGGGTCTCGTCCAGCTTTGGCATAACGCCGATGCCAGCCGCCAGCATGAGAGTGTGCATCAGAACAGTGCCATCGATGGGGATTGGCAGGCCACCAGGAGCCACCGCATTGGCGGGTCCTGCATGCCTTGAGAGCTTCGGCGAGTGCTGTCCCCCACTCTCCAGATCCTCGCCCAAGTCCTCGCTGCCGTTGTGCTCGGACAGGTGGGTGCTAAGTTTGCGGAGCTGCTCCGTAGCCGCGATGCGTTGGCTAAAGTCTGGATAGGGCGGTGCTGGGGTGGAAGCGTTGCTGTCCACCTCAGCTTCGTCTGCAGAGTCCTCCGGCTCTTCCGGCTCTTCCTGCTCGAGCTCGTGGTGCGCCAGCTTGTTTATCAGGCTGGAGCGGGACGCCTTGCGGGGTTCCAGCTTGTTGGCCATCACATCCTGCAGGGCCCGGTTCAGGTCCTCTTCGCTGTAGGCCCTTCGCCCCGACGAAGGCGTGGGCGTGGGACAGTCCGAGAGGGCTCTGTAAGCAGAGGGGAATGGAGTTAGTTTCAATGACTAATCAATAGAAATTTCGATTAGTCTTTAAGCTAACAACTAAGATAAAAGCCAGCTTTAATAAGAGTTTCAGATTAAAGATTTCTTTATGTCTGTGTAATAAATGAGATGGAGTCCTCGCACCATTTGGCTCAATCCAAGCTTGATCCTGCAAGTCAATCATCCTTTATCTACCAGATATTTTCAACAGTGACTTTTGGGGGCTCGAGGGCAATATTTTTTGGCAGCACCATCAAAGGACCATCAAAGCCACTTCccgcttttttttgtattacgTTTGGCTTAGAAagttttctcccttttttcgGCACTCTTTTTCTgaacagacacaaacacacacacatagagacacAGAGTGTGGAGGACTGACAATGAGTGCTTCTTAAATGTCTACATCAGGCCAAAAGGAAGCTGAAAGAAGGACACGCGGACGACGCCTGGGTgtcaaaggcaacggcaagaATGTGCCCTGCCACACAatcattttttgtgttccctttttttcgggtgcagcagcagcagcagcagcagtagagaCAAAAGATGACAACCCAAAAGGAGTCTAGCAGGAGCTGGGAAAGACAAAGAATGGGTTCCGGGTTGCGACAGGGTATGAGGTAGGAGAGGCCAGGGACCAAGCATGTTTTTGAAGTTCATTAGACGAATATCAAAAAGAACagacaccaacaaaaatatcaatcaaaGACTTGGGGATACCGAAGACACAAATACCCTTTATTAATCTTTTGAAACAATGTTCTAAAATCCGTGCAAGAGCTGATCAATGAAGTAATTCAGATATTTTAGTTCATAAAATAAAGGCAAGAGCAGAAAAAGTCATCGGAagttctctctcttcgctGCGTGACATATTTTTTCtcaatataaatataccaTCTTCAAGGGTATTGCagcgacaaaaaaacaatgaaagaaatgtcaaattttccaacaaaaaaagtaccAAAACCATTTTCACTTAATGCCAACACGAGTCCAAGCCAAGCGCTGACTTGATGGGGCGCACGTTTGGTGAAACCTTACCACCCACCCCTTCCACTCTAAACCCTTCCCCCCAGGAAAAGGCAACTTTTGTGctgaagcaacaacaacaacaacaagaacaacatcaTCAGAAGCCGTACgaaatatttcttttctttatgcGCAACCAGAAAACGAGACGAGCTCGAGaccctctcttttttttcgtggGTTGCAGGGGACATTGCACCGACAGACTGTTGTCGGCtgagacagagaaagacacatataaacatacatacaaatacatacaaatagagaaagagatgggTAGACAGaacgcacagcacagcacagcttCTTTTGGCGCCCTTCGCTGGCGAACAACATGAGACGGCCCTGGCAAAAGTTGATGGCAAAGTCAGAGTATAACTTTTTTACCCCATTTTTATTTCGGAGGAGTCCTTGCCGCGTCTGGAAAATGTCTGAAAATTGtgcagacaaaacaaaaaaaaatgataaatggggaaacagaaagaggcagaagcagaggaggAAAACAGTAGAGGGCCAGTCAGAGGAGGAAGAATGCTTCAGcagggaaaaagaaaaatgtggcAGAGAACGCGGCAGCAGGTGGCAGCAGTGAATGTTAAACTGTATGATAGCTGCCGGCGGGCGTAGGCGGGGAGGTAGACCAGCAGCGGGTTCTTGCTCTGGATACGAGGCAGGTGCAAGTGGAGGCGAGGCCCTTTGGCTGACCGGAAGTAAATTGGGGTCTGAgcttggggttggggctgtgGATGGACCGCGGGCGGGCATCATCATTAAATGGCGACagtttttcgcatttttgctcattttgcatacacaaaataatttcccaaaaaaagcagagaaattcgcaaaaaaaattggagggaaaatgcaaaaaaaaaagaaaaggatgAGGAAAAGatatacacaaaaatttgcataattgcgCAAAAACCCGAAGCCCGGCGGCCCCAACCTTTGGGAGGATGTTGCCCCTCAGTCGCCATTCTGCctctgcaactgcagcagcagcagcagcgaaggatggcgcacaaaaataaatgaaaaatgtcatTTCAATGTCGTTtggattttttgttggtgtcgtTTACCTTTTGGCTGCacttcaattgcaatttgccactgcaacagccgctgcctcggctgctgcaacagcacgtttctctgccgcttccgctgccgtcgctgctgctgctgtttctgttgcagttgttgtacAACATATCCCTGTatttgttgccgttgcacACGCATGTGGAGCGCATTCATTtgcccccgaaaaaaaaaacatacccCAAACCCAGCCCCGCCGAAAACCAGGTTTTTCTGCatccttttcgttttttatttaaatactcTTTCGCATAGGGTAGTGTGATTTTTCAGAAGAGTTTGCTGTGCATGATTGAGGAATATTTTCGAGACTAGTCGTATTTCTGATATTACTTTAAATTCTTCCACTAATAATTCCCAAAACCCAATGAATATAGTCCATAATTTCTGGAATAGCTAATTATTTTCTCCACATTGAATAAATGAACTTTGTGAGGGTATTCTCAGCTTTGGTGTTCCCTGGCCTCTTTCCCTTCTTTACGTTTTCCGTTGGCGTTTGCAATTTTTCtgacattttgttttaatttgtggcagcaaaaggGTTGCTTTTTTATTCAACGTGTtcccctgtgtgtgtctgtttttttatacttttgcTGTACCagagaaatgcattttttactGCAGCgattttcgttgttgttgttgtatgcgcaatattgcatttttgtcGGTTCATCCCACACCTTTTTATATGCTCTGAGCACATagacatatacacacacacccatctctgtacatgcattcaaattggttataattataattattattaataaaatatattttgttgaacGAAACACTTTACTTGCATTAATGAGGTTTTAATTCTTATTAAAGATCAAGGAAGGTGCTGCATCGAGAGAATGTTTCTGATAAAAGCATAAATTTCGCGgcttatttatattaaaactTTCTGAATATATGTGATCATTCTCTAAAAAACGCTTATTCAGAACCCGCTCTCCCCacacaattaattatgattttcgcattttcaaccaagtgtgttttttatttgtatttttttgttgttggtttttttgtgctgtctTTCTATTTTGTTGCGTGCAATGCGGCCGCTAAATGTGCCAGTGGCGGAACGAGACTGGTGTGTGGGGAGAGGGGGGAATGTTTGGCATTTGACTGGAGGAATGGAATGTGAGGTTAATGGTTAAGGGTAGGGGGGCTGTTTGGAGGGTTTGTAGTAGgaagccgctgccgctggctccaACGAGAGCGCACAATGCCGTCAACTGTACCCCATAGtcggggtttttttttcgtgtttttgtATACACTTTTTGGAAGGTATTCGAATTTTACTTAGATTTTGGAACTGCAGGTCAGAAACTATGTTTTATATGTGACATATTCATATTCGCTTAGGTCGTGACTGTATTCCCTGTATGCAGTATGTTTCCGCGgaccactgccactgttgaCAACTGTTGACGACACTCCTTGTACTTAAGGTGACTTCAGGTGAAGAGTATTGAAAACTTCGTCCAAgactttttttctttctttcggctctcttctttttttatcatgaatgtatatgtgtgtttttgcatgcctatgagtgtgtgcgtgtgttgacAACGTCGAATGCAATTTtgttaaaaatgcattaagtgcatgtgtgtgtgctgtctctatttgtgtgtgtgtgtgtgtgtgtgtttcggtaTGAATGCAATTGcatgttggtttttgttgccaatGCAATGGCCCTCCGGGTCCCGGGCCTCGGCCTACACTTGATGCGTGCGCAGGCCACCCAGCACTCCTCTCCCCCTGTCAGATTTACCCCCTGGCAAaccattacacacacacacacacacgtttaCTTGTGCATGCTCACACATAAGCacagccatgccacacacatccatGGCAGTTGCATTTTTTCGGAAGATATGCactcatttttcttttttaattttcgtccacctctgctgctgttgctggcgtcGCGCTGAGCTGCGTTGACGCCtctgcccagctgctgcttctggcgccgccgctgctgcactctCATATGcgtttcatttttgtattttttgttctttctatCTCGCTCATTCACGCACGTACACAAAATTattgtaaaaaaaaggaacagcaacaCCGACATTTAAACAGAATCGAGCAGCGGTCATtgaaatgacaaaaaaattgtGGAATATatccaacccaaaaaaagtaaatgaGTTTTTAAGGAGTGGGTGGGGAAGGGggcaatgaaaaatatatgtaaaaggGGGGGAGATAGGTTTGGAGATAACCGTTAAAATGTGTTGGACTgcagaaaaaaacagaacgaCAGGAAAATATTATCTTGGGGTTCCAGACCttagatacccttgcagatccaTCAGTTTTGCCACCATGCTATGATATTACACTCCACATTGGATGAGGATTATTTGATCAATAAGGATAAGGATGATCAATAAGggctctttgctctctcgagAGAGATCGCACAGATTAACTATCAGCTTTTCTGCGAGCAGCGCAAGTAGTCGCAGACAACCTTAGAAATTAAATAGAGTGTCTGCATGATTTTACACCTCGCACAGGTAAAAATGCTGCCATCTATAACCTCTAACAAGGGGTATAACAATGGCCAGTGCACACGCAttaagcatttttttgttgcagtatTGCAGCGCATTGTAtattttcctctttttattttttttgtttccaccATTTggggggtttttgtttttggggccaAATGGTTAACGCAGCCACGACGCAGTCGACGTCATCACTCTATGCCAGTTATTACattctctcaatctctctttcgctccctctctctcacagtctttgtctccctctgtgtgttttcggggtccctgtctctctgcctctcagGGGAGAATTTTTTCGTAAACGAAAAATAATGAATATACACCCAGCGACAATCCCTCTGCCATTCCCTTTCGTCCACCCCCTTCCGAAAAGTGCATAGAAAAAAGTAGCAAAGAAGAAAGAccaaaaaataccaaaatgaaaaaaatacacacccacacacacacacaaacaaaaaagtaaaacgcagcgtgcaaaaaaaaaagcg from Drosophila subobscura isolate 14011-0131.10 chromosome O, UCBerk_Dsub_1.0, whole genome shotgun sequence encodes:
- the LOC117899135 gene encoding mushroom body large-type Kenyon cell-specific protein 1 isoform X3, whose protein sequence is MTSMDSMAAQLAQFSLLAADFNLMNSLASQQQQQQQQQQHQQHPQHNSVTPTTSELLSAAAISPALKDTPSPSADAPLDLSSKPSPNSSISGDVKSIRALSDCPTPTPSSGRRAYSEEDLNRALQDVMANKLEPRKASRSSLINKLAHHELEQEEPEEPEDSADEAEVDSNASTPAPPYPDFSQRIAATEQLRKLSTHLSEHNGSEDLGEDLESGGQHSPKLSRHAGPANAVAPGGLPIPIDGTVLMHTLMLAAGIGVMPKLDETQTVGELIKGLLVANSGGIMNEALINLLAASQQDSSNGNAASLLLQQQQHQHQQQLNAFHHRLPKSETPETSSSLDPNEASEDPILKIPSFKVSGPVSISPSISHSHSHNLNHHQQQQQQQQHPHHHHHHNNHSSHSNSNRNGGREHSPHSASPMLAAAVSNSSASAAAAGLLSASPTSIQKMMASNIQRQINEQSSQEAAAIAAATSSSSLRNGSTSAGSDCSNNGPASGNNSSSSYKKPSISVAKIIGGTDTSRFGASPNLLSQHQHHHAHLPAGHHAAAAAAHSHQAQLSAQEAAALAAGKGTRPKRGKYRNYDRDSLVEAVKAVQRGEMSVHRAGSYYGVPHSTLEYKVKERHLMRPRKREPKPQPDLVGLTGPANKICQEKLKPGNHINHTGNHHGVGGSKLSNALKSNSSSQAAAAAAAAAAAAASATAPNGLKLPLFDGAGPQSLAFQSNMFWAQPNAGSAFGMDLHRMAEAMRQQTNQTNAHERPMNSALEIAEHMYDGIIRKTLQSSGDGNGNGSGSSSSSNGHALGHGLGHGHGNALLDQLLVNKTPLPFTNNQSNDYRATCSSGGGGERIKRSASPLGVYADIKRERLSADSASSDDERERERDHDHSSNNNNNNSDLAHNKNKSSSSNNNGNSNNNGNGRSRMTSRDSDATDASSLKSEQSRHRHRHNKMMDLNGSNSSSSQNEGDGEGETTLPSPSPNPSGSPNPCPSRNRSPACSSSGVSGGGSILHEKLAQIKAEQLEQQQL
- the LOC117899135 gene encoding mushroom body large-type Kenyon cell-specific protein 1 isoform X2 is translated as MHISTYEICLERVAEEFMGRRKWKNYQEQATCSQLNIEEQQPIATAGSDEDEAPYNNHNKSNRSHCKLENHHHRLEQKIEEDFENQTSHGSSRTATPISIPSPPPEPNDWRPSDKCNFCVNGRLLTVNAQGQLVAETVAPTTHNCSTSSKSHINHNGQHDSDSNSSASLQQHSNTSKSGARNIAAAASAIATTGTDSGTGNSLELYKLLTQRAAKMTSMDSMAAQLAQFSLLAADFNLMNSLASQQQQQQQQQQHQQHPQHNSVTPTTSELLSAAAISPALKDTPSPSADAPLDLSSKPSPNSSISGDVKSIRALSDCPTPTPSSGRRAYSEEDLNRALQDVMANKLEPRKASRSSLINKLAHHELEQEEPEEPEDSADEAEVDSNASTPAPPYPDFSQRIAATEQLRKLSTHLSEHNGSEDLGEDLESGGQHSPKLSRHAGPANAVAPGGLPIPIDGTVLMHTLMLAAGIGVMPKLDETQTVGELIKGLLVANSGGIMNEALINLLAASQQDSSNGNAASLLLQQQQHQHQQQLNAFHHRLPKSETPETSSSLDPNEASEDPILKIPSFKVSGPVSISPSISHSHSHNLNHHQQQQQQQQHPHHHHHHNNHSSHSNSNRNGGREHSPHSASPMLAAAVSNSSASAAAAGLLSASPTSIQKMMASNIQRQINEQSSQEAAAIAAATSSSSLRNGSTSAGSDCSNNGPASGNNSSSSYKKPSISVAKIIGGTDTSRFGASPNLLSQHQHHHAHLPAGHHAAAAAAHSHQAQLSAQEAAALAAGKGTRPKRGKYRNYDRDSLVEAVKAVQRGEMSVHRAGSYYGVPHSTLEYKVKERHLMRPRKREPKPQPDLVGLTGPANKICQEKLKPGNHINHTGNHHGVGGSKLSNALKSNSSSQAAAAAAAAAAAAASATAPNGLKLPLFDGAGPQSLAFQSNMFWAQPNAGSAFGMDLHRMAEAMRQQTNQTNAHERPMNSALEIAEHMYDGIIRKTLQSSGDGNGNGSGSSSSSNGHALGHGLGHGHGNALLDQLLVNKTPLPFTNNQSNDYRATCSSGGGGERIKRSASPLGVYADIKRERLSADSASSDDERERERDHDHSSNNNNNNSDLAHNKNKSSSSNNNGNSNNNGNGRSRMTSRDSDATDASSLKSEQSRHRHRHNKMMDLNGSNSSSSQNEGDGEGETTLPSPSPNPSGSPNPCPSRNRSPACSSSGVSGGGSILHEKLAQIKAEQLEQQQL
- the LOC117899135 gene encoding mushroom body large-type Kenyon cell-specific protein 1 isoform X1; the encoded protein is MADCSFARCLQERRLIKRELSKWSKDMLHIVGLERVAEEFMGRRKWKNYQEQATCSQLNIEEQQPIATAGSDEDEAPYNNHNKSNRSHCKLENHHHRLEQKIEEDFENQTSHGSSRTATPISIPSPPPEPNDWRPSDKCNFCVNGRLLTVNAQGQLVAETVAPTTHNCSTSSKSHINHNGQHDSDSNSSASLQQHSNTSKSGARNIAAAASAIATTGTDSGTGNSLELYKLLTQRAAKMTSMDSMAAQLAQFSLLAADFNLMNSLASQQQQQQQQQQHQQHPQHNSVTPTTSELLSAAAISPALKDTPSPSADAPLDLSSKPSPNSSISGDVKSIRALSDCPTPTPSSGRRAYSEEDLNRALQDVMANKLEPRKASRSSLINKLAHHELEQEEPEEPEDSADEAEVDSNASTPAPPYPDFSQRIAATEQLRKLSTHLSEHNGSEDLGEDLESGGQHSPKLSRHAGPANAVAPGGLPIPIDGTVLMHTLMLAAGIGVMPKLDETQTVGELIKGLLVANSGGIMNEALINLLAASQQDSSNGNAASLLLQQQQHQHQQQLNAFHHRLPKSETPETSSSLDPNEASEDPILKIPSFKVSGPVSISPSISHSHSHNLNHHQQQQQQQQHPHHHHHHNNHSSHSNSNRNGGREHSPHSASPMLAAAVSNSSASAAAAGLLSASPTSIQKMMASNIQRQINEQSSQEAAAIAAATSSSSLRNGSTSAGSDCSNNGPASGNNSSSSYKKPSISVAKIIGGTDTSRFGASPNLLSQHQHHHAHLPAGHHAAAAAAHSHQAQLSAQEAAALAAGKGTRPKRGKYRNYDRDSLVEAVKAVQRGEMSVHRAGSYYGVPHSTLEYKVKERHLMRPRKREPKPQPDLVGLTGPANKICQEKLKPGNHINHTGNHHGVGGSKLSNALKSNSSSQAAAAAAAAAAAAASATAPNGLKLPLFDGAGPQSLAFQSNMFWAQPNAGSAFGMDLHRMAEAMRQQTNQTNAHERPMNSALEIAEHMYDGIIRKTLQSSGDGNGNGSGSSSSSNGHALGHGLGHGHGNALLDQLLVNKTPLPFTNNQSNDYRATCSSGGGGERIKRSASPLGVYADIKRERLSADSASSDDERERERDHDHSSNNNNNNSDLAHNKNKSSSSNNNGNSNNNGNGRSRMTSRDSDATDASSLKSEQSRHRHRHNKMMDLNGSNSSSSQNEGDGEGETTLPSPSPNPSGSPNPCPSRNRSPACSSSGVSGGGSILHEKLAQIKAEQLEQQQL